One Nonomuraea angiospora DNA segment encodes these proteins:
- a CDS encoding GMC family oxidoreductase: MRADYIIVGAGAAGCVLAARLSEDPGTRVLLLESGSRRRSPLLSIPAAETILMGNPRYDWCFETDADPTIGGRTLRIPRGRLLGGSNQINGMIFVRGQCEDYDEWERLGNPGWSWAGVLPYFRSLERTAIGGPSRGSGGLISVGLPRERDELCDAFLVAAQKAGYRENPDYNSGDQEGFGYYQVNHDRGRRSSVAGTYLRRALRRPNLMVLTDAHVTGLRFEGTRCVGVTFRHQGRARQAGCGREVIVSAGAVQSPQLLELSGIGSADVLAAAGVPVVRHLPGVGENFRDHYATRLRWRVRRPITFNERSRGLRLAREVATYVTRRRGLLSLPIALGHGFVRSSDAEPRPDLQFHFAPASYGAGATRRLDTAPGMTVGVYPLRPESAGSIHIRSADPMAPPAIRPRFLAAEADRARLVAGMRIARRVVEDPALDAYREFELIPGKDVRTDDELVAYARENGDTSYHPVGTCRMGADPMAVVDHRLRVHGLSGLRVIDASVMPTMVSGNTNAASMMIGEKGAALVIADFLENA; encoded by the coding sequence ATGCGGGCGGACTACATCATCGTGGGAGCGGGCGCGGCGGGGTGCGTGCTCGCGGCGCGGTTGTCCGAGGACCCCGGCACGCGGGTGCTGCTGCTGGAGTCGGGGTCGCGGCGGCGCAGCCCGCTGCTGTCGATCCCGGCCGCGGAGACCATCCTCATGGGCAACCCCCGCTACGACTGGTGCTTCGAGACCGATGCCGACCCGACGATCGGCGGCCGGACCCTGCGCATCCCCCGCGGGCGCCTGCTCGGCGGGTCCAACCAGATCAACGGCATGATCTTCGTCCGCGGCCAGTGCGAGGACTACGACGAGTGGGAGCGGCTCGGCAACCCGGGCTGGTCGTGGGCCGGCGTCCTGCCGTACTTCCGGAGCCTGGAGCGCACGGCGATCGGCGGGCCGAGCCGGGGGAGCGGCGGGCTGATCAGCGTCGGCCTGCCGCGCGAGCGTGACGAGCTGTGCGACGCGTTCCTGGTGGCCGCGCAGAAAGCCGGATACCGGGAGAACCCCGACTACAACTCCGGTGACCAGGAGGGCTTCGGCTACTACCAGGTCAACCACGACCGCGGCCGCCGCTCGTCGGTCGCGGGGACGTATCTCCGCCGCGCGCTGCGGCGGCCCAACCTCATGGTGCTCACCGACGCGCACGTCACCGGGCTGCGGTTCGAGGGCACGCGCTGCGTCGGCGTCACCTTCCGCCACCAGGGCCGGGCACGGCAGGCCGGCTGCGGGCGCGAGGTGATCGTCAGCGCGGGCGCCGTCCAGTCGCCGCAGCTGCTCGAACTGTCGGGGATCGGCTCCGCCGACGTGCTCGCCGCCGCCGGGGTGCCGGTCGTGCGCCATCTGCCCGGAGTCGGCGAGAACTTCCGCGATCACTACGCGACCCGGCTGCGCTGGCGGGTCCGCCGTCCCATCACGTTCAACGAGCGCTCGCGCGGCCTGCGCCTGGCCCGCGAGGTCGCGACGTACGTGACGCGCCGCCGCGGGCTGCTCAGCCTGCCCATCGCGCTCGGCCACGGGTTCGTCCGCTCGTCCGACGCCGAACCGCGGCCGGACCTGCAGTTCCACTTCGCTCCGGCCAGCTACGGCGCGGGGGCGACCCGGCGGCTGGACACGGCTCCCGGCATGACCGTCGGCGTCTATCCGCTGCGGCCCGAGTCGGCCGGGTCCATCCACATCCGCTCCGCCGACCCGATGGCCCCGCCCGCGATCCGGCCGCGCTTCCTCGCCGCCGAGGCCGACCGCGCGCGGCTGGTCGCTGGGATGCGCATCGCGCGCCGCGTCGTCGAGGATCCCGCGCTCGACGCGTACCGGGAGTTCGAGCTGATCCCGGGCAAGGACGTCCGGACCGATGACGAGCTGGTCGCCTACGCGCGGGAGAACGGCGACACGTCCTACCACCCGGTGGGGACGTGCCGGATGGGCGCCGACCCGATGGCGGTCGTCGACCACCGGCTGCGCGTCCACGGCCTGTCCGGGCTGCGCGTGATCGACGCCTCGGTGATGCCGACCATGGTCTCGGGCAACACGAACGCCGCGAGCATGATGATCGGCGAAAAAGGCGCAGCGCTCGTTATCGCCGATTTCCTGGAGAACGCATGA
- a CDS encoding class I SAM-dependent methyltransferase → MPQSRPELARIHDYYCLPRSVGSASQSIYDIWESGGAFNDSITPSTYVPEYRAHVVLKILMLTAPGAAVLSLGCGNGFVEGDLVTHGCDVRAIDCNAEAVELTRQKGVDARTVDFFDLPPADAADVSVVYADGLLGHLFDAAGELAPALGKLRDLALRPGTYLVLSNDAPRDAKADFAPHEHVDGFWFIAKDYLHKSLISFGFEPVESYYFPYLRPVSGIRNRTICVALVP, encoded by the coding sequence GTGCCGCAATCCAGACCGGAGCTGGCGCGCATTCACGACTATTACTGCCTGCCCCGCTCCGTCGGCTCCGCCTCGCAGAGCATCTATGACATTTGGGAGAGCGGTGGCGCCTTCAACGACTCCATCACCCCCTCGACCTACGTCCCCGAATACCGCGCGCACGTCGTCCTCAAGATCCTCATGCTGACCGCCCCCGGGGCGGCGGTGCTCTCGCTCGGCTGCGGCAACGGCTTCGTCGAAGGCGACCTCGTCACGCACGGCTGCGACGTGCGCGCCATCGACTGCAACGCCGAAGCCGTCGAGCTGACCAGGCAGAAGGGGGTGGACGCCCGCACCGTCGACTTCTTCGACCTGCCTCCCGCCGACGCCGCCGACGTCTCGGTCGTCTACGCCGACGGCCTGCTCGGCCATCTCTTCGACGCGGCCGGGGAGCTCGCCCCCGCCCTCGGAAAGCTGCGCGACCTGGCCCTGCGGCCGGGAACGTACCTGGTCCTGTCCAACGACGCGCCCCGCGACGCCAAGGCCGACTTCGCGCCGCACGAGCACGTGGACGGGTTCTGGTTCATCGCCAAGGACTATCTGCACAAGAGCCTGATTTCTTTCGGGTTCGAGCCGGTGGAAAGCTACTATTTCCCGTATCTGCGGCCGGTCAGCGGAATTCGTAACCGCACGATCTGCGTCGCGCTCGTGCCCTGA
- a CDS encoding diaminopimelate decarboxylase, translating into MSAEFAERLLPRLPELVADYGTPFHVYDARNIVATHEAMTRAFGDTSYRQYFAVKALPNLNILALLRAAGSGFDCSSAVEVRLAGTVGAQAGDIVFTSNNTTLSEYRAARAAGALITFDDRSFAEKVGELPDTVAFRISPTGLAAGCALMGDAAHSKFGVPVRELAGAYADAVARGARRFGIHGMTCANELDTGRAARAAADVIRHGARVAEAVGIELEYVNVGGGLGIPYHEDDKPIDFTAYADEILAAREEFFGPGGPRILTEIGRYVTGPHGVLVTRVINRCRKGHEIVGLDASMSSLMRPAMYGAYHHISLPFAEGRELGRFDVVGALCENLDKFAIDRELPEPRDGDIALIHDTGAHGHAMGFTYNGRLRPAELMLTDGGDVVEIRRAETYDDYIATVRWGV; encoded by the coding sequence ATGTCGGCTGAATTCGCCGAGCGACTGCTGCCGCGGCTCCCCGAGCTCGTCGCGGATTACGGCACGCCATTCCACGTCTACGACGCGCGCAACATCGTGGCCACCCACGAGGCGATGACACGCGCATTCGGCGACACCTCGTACCGGCAATATTTCGCCGTGAAGGCGTTGCCGAACCTGAATATCCTGGCATTGCTGCGCGCCGCCGGAAGTGGTTTCGACTGCTCGTCGGCGGTGGAAGTGCGGCTGGCCGGGACGGTCGGCGCCCAGGCCGGTGACATCGTGTTCACCTCCAACAACACCACGCTGTCCGAATATCGCGCGGCCCGCGCCGCCGGAGCACTGATAACGTTCGACGACAGGTCGTTCGCGGAAAAAGTCGGTGAACTTCCCGATACCGTCGCCTTCCGCATCTCCCCCACCGGGCTGGCCGCCGGTTGCGCGCTCATGGGCGACGCGGCGCACAGCAAGTTCGGCGTGCCCGTGCGGGAGCTCGCCGGCGCGTACGCCGACGCCGTCGCCCGTGGCGCGCGGCGGTTCGGCATCCACGGCATGACGTGCGCCAACGAGCTCGACACCGGCCGCGCCGCGCGGGCGGCCGCCGACGTCATCCGGCACGGCGCGCGGGTCGCCGAGGCCGTCGGGATCGAGCTCGAGTACGTGAACGTCGGCGGCGGGCTCGGCATCCCCTACCACGAGGACGACAAACCCATCGACTTCACCGCGTACGCGGACGAGATCCTCGCGGCCCGGGAGGAGTTCTTCGGCCCCGGCGGGCCGCGCATCCTCACCGAGATCGGCCGGTACGTCACCGGCCCGCACGGCGTCCTCGTCACCCGCGTCATCAACCGCTGCCGCAAGGGCCACGAGATCGTCGGCCTGGACGCCTCGATGTCGTCGCTGATGCGGCCCGCCATGTACGGCGCGTACCACCACATCTCCCTGCCTTTCGCCGAGGGCAGGGAGCTCGGCCGATTCGACGTCGTCGGCGCGCTCTGCGAGAACCTGGACAAGTTCGCCATCGACCGCGAGCTGCCCGAGCCCCGCGACGGCGACATCGCGCTCATCCACGACACCGGAGCCCACGGCCACGCCATGGGCTTCACCTACAACGGCCGCCTGCGCCCCGCCGAGCTGATGCTCACCGACGGCGGCGACGTGGTGGAGATCCGGCGGGCCGAAACCTACGACGACTACATCGCGACCGTCCGCTGGGGAGTGTGA
- a CDS encoding 2,3,4,5-tetrahydropyridine-2,6-dicarboxylate N-succinyltransferase: MNRSLVESAFERRESLSGEELAALAPHVTAGLAALDRGELRAARPQGPEWVVDTFVKKLILLSFLIGRNEVGSGGPRQPKSFDKIALKFETWDEAVFGDARLRVVPGGVVRHGAYVAPGAVLMPCFVNVGAYIGPGTMIDTWATVGSCAQIGARCHISGGAGIGGVLEPLGEQPVIVEDDVFVGARSEIAEGVVVRRGAVIGMGVFLGRSTPIVDRATGKVTYGEVPENAVVVPGSRIDASNPDISVYAAIIVKHADDRTRGKTALNDLVRD, encoded by the coding sequence TTGAACAGGAGCCTGGTCGAGAGCGCCTTCGAGCGGCGGGAGTCGTTGTCCGGGGAGGAGCTGGCGGCCCTCGCGCCGCACGTCACCGCCGGGCTCGCGGCCCTCGACCGCGGAGAGCTGCGCGCGGCGCGGCCGCAGGGGCCGGAGTGGGTGGTCGACACGTTCGTGAAGAAGCTCATCCTGCTGTCGTTCCTGATCGGCCGGAACGAGGTCGGGTCCGGCGGCCCGCGGCAGCCGAAGAGCTTCGACAAGATCGCGCTCAAGTTCGAGACCTGGGACGAGGCCGTCTTCGGCGACGCGCGCCTGCGCGTGGTCCCCGGCGGGGTCGTCCGCCACGGCGCGTACGTGGCGCCCGGGGCGGTGCTGATGCCGTGTTTCGTCAACGTGGGCGCCTACATCGGCCCGGGAACGATGATCGACACCTGGGCCACCGTCGGCTCCTGCGCGCAGATCGGCGCACGCTGCCACATCTCCGGCGGAGCCGGCATCGGCGGCGTCCTCGAACCCCTCGGTGAGCAGCCCGTCATCGTCGAGGACGACGTCTTCGTGGGCGCGCGCTCGGAGATCGCCGAGGGCGTGGTCGTGCGGCGGGGCGCCGTGATCGGCATGGGGGTCTTCCTCGGGAGATCCACGCCCATCGTCGACCGCGCCACGGGAAAGGTCACGTACGGGGAGGTCCCCGAGAACGCGGTCGTCGTCCCGGGCTCCCGCATCGACGCCAGCAATCCCGATATATCGGTTTATGCGGCGATCATCGTCAAGCACGCCGACGACCGCACCCGCGGCAAGACGGCCCTCAACGACCTCGTCCGCGACTGA
- a CDS encoding TauD/TfdA dioxygenase family protein, with product MLELIPITAGIGTEVRGIDVTGYISDQDFERIYRAWIDTTILLIRGQEMTPAEQVEFSRRFGRVVTYTRSQFNADDHPEILVLSNLTRDGKPIGSAYSGRVWHSDGAYLAAPPAGSMLYAREVPPVGGDTWYGNMYAAYDALPDQVKDRIADLRVIISRVQSRPYNYPDRPPPTAKEREEWADVAHPIVKVHDVSGRKALYVGGNVPWRIEGMSEDESRPLITFLQEFATMPRFTYRHRWQAGDIVLWDNRSAMHRATPYDDVNHRRLMHRTTLAAAG from the coding sequence GTGCTTGAGTTGATTCCCATCACGGCGGGTATTGGCACTGAAGTCCGTGGCATTGATGTCACCGGTTATATTTCCGACCAGGATTTCGAGCGCATCTATCGCGCCTGGATCGACACCACCATTTTGCTGATCAGGGGCCAGGAAATGACCCCGGCCGAACAGGTGGAGTTCAGCCGCAGGTTCGGCCGGGTGGTCACCTACACCAGGTCCCAGTTCAACGCCGACGACCATCCCGAGATCCTCGTCCTGTCGAATCTGACCCGTGACGGCAAGCCGATCGGCTCGGCGTACAGCGGGCGGGTGTGGCACAGCGACGGCGCGTACCTGGCCGCCCCGCCGGCGGGGTCGATGCTGTACGCGCGCGAGGTGCCGCCGGTCGGCGGGGACACGTGGTACGGCAACATGTACGCCGCCTACGACGCGCTCCCGGACCAGGTCAAGGACCGGATCGCCGATCTCAGGGTCATCATCAGCCGGGTCCAGTCACGGCCCTACAACTACCCGGACCGGCCGCCGCCCACCGCCAAGGAACGCGAGGAGTGGGCCGACGTCGCGCACCCGATCGTGAAGGTGCACGACGTGAGCGGACGCAAGGCCCTGTACGTCGGCGGCAACGTGCCGTGGCGGATCGAGGGGATGTCCGAGGACGAGAGCCGGCCGCTCATCACGTTCCTGCAGGAGTTCGCCACGATGCCGCGTTTCACCTACCGCCACCGCTGGCAGGCCGGCGACATCGTCCTGTGGGACAACCGCAGCGCCATGCACCGGGCCACCCCCTACGACGACGTCAACCACCGGCGCCTCATGCACCGGACCACCCTCGCGGCGGCCGGTTAG